The genomic window TCAGTCGGCTTGTTTTTCTTGTCATTCCGAGCGCCGGAGGCGCGAGGAATCCGCTTTTCCACAGCAGATTCCTCAGTCGCTGCGGGCCCCACCCCGCGCTCCTTCGGAATGACACCATGGGTCCATTGTGCAAACTGACCCACTACCAAATTCTTCAATTTGCACCTTCTCTCAGGTATACTTAAAGAAGGAGTGAATCGTCTTATTTGCTGGGGAAGTTTTCTGTTTTGAAACGGCCTGGTCCTTCTTTGCAGCAGATGGCATCCTGCGGCCCGCCGCTCTCGATGCGCTTCGAGGGCCGGGGTCTTCTCCAGTCCATGCTTTTGCGCCAGGGGGAGCCGGAGGAGGGCGGGGCCGGCCGCATCGAGTCGGCCTACCTCGAGAAGTACGCGGGGGATGACCCGCACTATGGGGTGATGGCGGCTTTCTGGAAAGAAGAGCCGCTCGGGGTCTCCAGCTTTGCCGTGATCAACAATCCCACCCGCGCCCTCCAAACGGGCGACAACCACCGCAGGTGGTACGGGCGCATTGACGTGATGGTCGTCCCGCCCGAGTTCCGCGGGTTCGGCCTGGCCCGATGGGTGATGACCGCCAATCTGCTCTACATGCTGGAAACCTGGCCGGGGGCGATATACTCCCTCTCCACCATGGCCGCCCATCCGGCCACCTCCCGCATCCTGTTTTCCTACGGGTTTGAAACCGTGCAGCGGGAGGGGTTCAAGGAGCCGCACGCCGCCTGCGAGGTGAGTGAGGAGAATGAGGCCCCTTTGGTCGCTACCCTCCGGAAGGGGAGGGCGGTCCAGGGGCAGCGGACTTTTTTCAAAATGCGGCAGTCGGGCGGCTTTTCCGTCTGAGGGCCCGGCCGCTGGAGGCGCCGCCCCTATCGGGGCTGCCCATCCTCGAACCTCCGCTCCAGCATCTGTCCGATATCGCACTGCCAGAAGCCGTTGAGGCGCCCCACCGGGTTCAATTTCTTCATGTCGATGTACCCGCCCGTCATCACCTTGGGGTCAACGTGGAAGTAGACCACCTCGCCGATCAGGAGCGGGTGCTTGTGGGGGCCCAGCTCGATGACCTGGTGGGTCTTGCACTCGAAATGAATCGGGGCTTCCTTGACCCGGGGGGCCTTCACCCTCGTTCCGGGGATCGGCGTCAGACCCGTGGCGTCGAACTCGCTCTGCTCCCCCGGGATTCCGTTCGCCGAGTCCACCATTTGCTCCCACGTGTCCATCGTCACCACGTTGAAGCAGAACTCCCCGGTCTCCTTGGCGTTGATCAGGGTGTGTTTCTCGGTGCCGTCCGGGTTCCGCGCGATGGTGAGCGAAATCATCGGGGGGATGACGCAGACGACGGTGAAAAAGCTGAACGGGGCCAGATTCGTGACGCCGGATGCGCTGACGGAAGAGGCCCATCCGATGGGGCGGGGGACGACCGAACCCGTCAGGAGCCGGTAGACTTCGCGCCGCTCGATGGCGGAGGGGTCGAATTCAAGGTAATCGGACATGGGCGGCCTCGCTCCTTTTCCAGCGGGGGGAGACAAAAACGGCCGCGGCGGAAGAGAAGATCCGCCGCGGCCGGTTGAATCGCAAA from bacterium includes these protein-coding regions:
- a CDS encoding flavin reductase family protein, with product MSDYLEFDPSAIERREVYRLLTGSVVPRPIGWASSVSASGVTNLAPFSFFTVVCVIPPMISLTIARNPDGTEKHTLINAKETGEFCFNVVTMDTWEQMVDSANGIPGEQSEFDATGLTPIPGTRVKAPRVKEAPIHFECKTHQVIELGPHKHPLLIGEVVYFHVDPKVMTGGYIDMKKLNPVGRLNGFWQCDIGQMLERRFEDGQPR